GTGCTCGGCCAGGAAGCCGGCCACGGTCTGGGCATTGGTCAGGTGCCGCTCCAGGCGTACCACCAGGGTGTCGAGGCCGATCATCGTCAGATAGCTGTGCCAGGGGGCCTGGGTGGTGCCGAAGTTGATGTGGTGCTCCCGCCAGACCCGGTCCAGGAAGGCCAGGGGGCCTTTGCGGTCGATGAAGGGGGCGAAATCAGCGAAGCGCTCCCCAGACCAGGGGAAGCGGCCGCCGTCGATCACCACCCCACCGGTGGCGTCGCCATGGCCGGAGAGGTACTTGGTGGTGGAGTGGATGACCACGTCCGCCCCCAGGGTCAAGGGCTGACACAGGTACGGGGTGGCCACCGTGTTGTCCACCAGGAGGGGCAGGCCGTGGCGGTGGGCGATCTCCGCCGTCTTCCGGATGTCCGGCACATCCATCTTCGGGTTGCCGATGGTCTCGAGATAGACGAAACGGGTGCGCTCGTTGATGGCCGCCTCGATGGCCGCCAGGTCGGTGCTCTCGACGATCCGCGCCGTGATGCCGTACTTCTTGAAGATGTTGGCGAAAAGGATGTAGGTGGACATGAAGATGGAATTGCCGGAGACGAATTCGTCGCCGGCCCGCAGGAGGGCCATGCAGCTGTTGGCCACTGCCGCCATGCCCGAGGCCATCACCACCGCCCCCTTGCCCTCCTCGAGGATGGCCAGCTTCTCCTCCAGGACGCGGTTGGTGGGGTTGGTGAGCCGCATGTAGATGTGGTCTTGGGTCTTGCCGCCGAAGGTGTCGCTTAGGCTCTCGGCCGTAGCGTGGCGGTGGGAGGCGGTCTGGAAGACCGGGGCCACGGTTGAGCCCTGCCAGCCCTCCGGCGACTGGGCGGCATGGATGACCTGGGTGGCGAAGGCGGGGCGACGGTCGGACATGGGGGCCTCCTTGCGGGACATCGGGGTGGCGACAGGCGGGCAGCGGGCGGGCCGCCCGCAGACGGTGAGAGATTACCACCCGGCCAGCGGCGGCGTCAACGGAATGGCTACAAGCTGCGTAGGTATTCCGGCCGCAGCTCCCGGCGGCCGGCCAGGGCCTGGTCGATGGCGTCCAGGAAGCGGTGCCGATCCCGGGGCAGCCGGCCATCCAGGGCCAGCCAGTTGGAGGCGTGGTTGGCCTGGAATTGGACCCGGGGCAGATCGATGGCCGCGACGAGGGTCCGCAGCTCGGTCAGCAGCCCAGGGACAGGGAGGGGATGGAAGCGACCGGCGGCGATGTCTGCCGCCAGGGGGGTGCCGGCCAGGGGCATGAGGGTCAGCGCCGCGATCTGGCTGGGGGCCATGGCGGACAGCACCCGGCCGCTGGCCTCGGCATGGGCCTGGGAATCCTGGCGGCCGGCCAGGCCCAGAAGCACGGTCACCGAGAGGAAGAGGCCGGCGGCCCGCAGCCGCTGCCCCACCTCGATCATGGTGGCGGCGGTCACCCCCTTGTCCATCCTGGCCAGGGTGGGGTCGTGGCCGCTTTCCAGGCCCAGGTAGACCCGCGCCAGGCCGGCCTTCTTCAGGGCCGCCAGCTCGGCCAGGCTCTTGCCCCGCAGGCCCTTGGCATTGCCGTAGGCGGCAAGGCGCCGCACGCCGGGCAGCTGCTTGCGGATGCGGTCGCACAGGGACAGGATCCGGCCGGTGGCCAGGGAGAGGACGTCGCCGTCGGCCAGGAAGAGCCGCTGCTGCCGCTGGCAGAAGCGGGCCGCCCAGGCCAGGTCCCGGTCCAGCTCTTCCGGGGAGCGGATCCGGAAGCGAACCCCTTTGTAGGCGCCGCAGAACCGGCAGCGGTTGTGGCTGCAGCCCACCGTAGCCTGGAGGATGATGCTGTCCGCCTCGCTGGGCGGCCGGATGACCACCCCCTCGTAGTCCATGGCGGCCGCCCTGCCGGCAGGAGGGCCTCAGCCGTTCTTCTTCGCGAAGGCTGCCATGAATTCCACCAGCCGCTCCACCCCCTCCCGGGGGAAGGCGTTGTAGATGGAGGCCCGGATGCCGCCCACCGAGCGGTGGCCCTTGAGGCCGTCCAGACCCAGGGCCGCAGCCTCCTGGACGAAGCGGGCCTCCAGCTCCGGGGTGGGCAGATTGAAGGTGACGTTCATGCGGGAGCGGGAGCCGGTGTCGGCGTGGCCCCGGTAGAAGGGGCCCTCATCGAGGGCCCGGTAGAGAAGGCCGGCCTTGTCCTCGTTGGCGGCGGCGATGGCCGGCACCCCGCCCTGCTCCTTGAGCCAGCGCAGCACCAGCAGCACGACGTGGATGGCAAAGCAGGGCGGGGTGTTGTACAGCGAGCCCTTGCCGGCGTGGATCTTGTACCGGAGCATGGTGGGCAGCCCCTCCGGCGCCCGGTCCAGGAGATCCTCCCGGATGATGACCACCGTCACGCCCGCTGGCCCCATGTTCTTCTGGGCGCCGGCAAAGATGAGGCCAAAGGGCCTGATGTCCACCGGCCGGGAGAGGATGTCCGAGGACATGTCGCAGACCAGAGGGACATCCACCTGGGGGAAGCTCGCGAACTGGGTGCCGAAGATGGTGTTGTTGGAGACGAGATAGAGGTACTCCGAGCCCGGGGCGACGCTGTA
The genomic region above belongs to Thermodesulfobacteriota bacterium and contains:
- a CDS encoding aminotransferase class I/II-fold pyridoxal phosphate-dependent enzyme: MSDRRPAFATQVIHAAQSPEGWQGSTVAPVFQTASHRHATAESLSDTFGGKTQDHIYMRLTNPTNRVLEEKLAILEEGKGAVVMASGMAAVANSCMALLRAGDEFVSGNSIFMSTYILFANIFKKYGITARIVESTDLAAIEAAINERTRFVYLETIGNPKMDVPDIRKTAEIAHRHGLPLLVDNTVATPYLCQPLTLGADVVIHSTTKYLSGHGDATGGVVIDGGRFPWSGERFADFAPFIDRKGPLAFLDRVWREHHINFGTTQAPWHSYLTMIGLDTLVVRLERHLTNAQTVAGFLAEHPKVTWVRYPGLASSPSHGVAREQFGGRGFGGMVAFGLADQAACFRFINSLKLVYHLANLGDCKSLAIHPYSSQYLSFPEATRQALSIVPDMVRLSVGIEAASDILADLDQALARV
- a CDS encoding radical SAM protein encodes the protein MDYEGVVIRPPSEADSIILQATVGCSHNRCRFCGAYKGVRFRIRSPEELDRDLAWAARFCQRQQRLFLADGDVLSLATGRILSLCDRIRKQLPGVRRLAAYGNAKGLRGKSLAELAALKKAGLARVYLGLESGHDPTLARMDKGVTAATMIEVGQRLRAAGLFLSVTVLLGLAGRQDSQAHAEASGRVLSAMAPSQIAALTLMPLAGTPLAADIAAGRFHPLPVPGLLTELRTLVAAIDLPRVQFQANHASNWLALDGRLPRDRHRFLDAIDQALAGRRELRPEYLRSL
- the serC gene encoding 3-phosphoserine/phosphohydroxythreonine transaminase produces the protein MPDRIFNFSPGPATLPVPVLRQAAQDIVNYQDLGMGLIEMSHRSKPFMAIVDEADRLLRELLAIPDSYKILFLQGGASTQFAMVPMNLLGPGRSATYLNTGTWAKKAIAEAKLFGQVHVAYSGEAGGFCHLPAQSEYSVAPGSEYLYLVSNNTIFGTQFASFPQVDVPLVCDMSSDILSRPVDIRPFGLIFAGAQKNMGPAGVTVVIIREDLLDRAPEGLPTMLRYKIHAGKGSLYNTPPCFAIHVVLLVLRWLKEQGGVPAIAAANEDKAGLLYRALDEGPFYRGHADTGSRSRMNVTFNLPTPELEARFVQEAAALGLDGLKGHRSVGGIRASIYNAFPREGVERLVEFMAAFAKKNG